From Marivirga harenae, one genomic window encodes:
- a CDS encoding UDP-glucose dehydrogenase family protein: protein MKIAVVGTGYVGLVTGTCFAETGNHVTCVDIDEAKVNKLQSGKVTIYEPGLEVIFERNVKQKRLDFTTNLAEGIKDAEVIFLALPTPPGGDGAADLRFVLKVADDLGHILQKYAVIVDKSTVPVGTADKVHAAIAENAKVDFDVVSNPEFLREGVAVDDFMKPDRVVIGTQSERATKIMQRLYEPLVRQGNPIIFMDEKSAELTKYAANSFLATKITFMNEIANLCERLGANVDMVRKGIGTDTRIGKRFLFAGIGYGGSCFPKDVQALAKSAKDANYDFKILNAVMDVNTTQKTRLMENLKGYFKNDLKGKTIAMWGLAFKPNTDDIREAPALYNIEALVESGAKVQAYDPEAMENVKGQIGDKITYADNPYDALKGADALMIMTEWPVFRTPDFDIIKKELKEPLILDGRNLYDVEQMKELQFTYFSIGR, encoded by the coding sequence ATGAAAATAGCAGTAGTAGGTACAGGTTATGTTGGTTTGGTAACAGGCACCTGTTTCGCGGAGACGGGCAATCATGTAACTTGTGTTGATATAGATGAAGCAAAGGTAAATAAATTACAATCCGGTAAAGTCACAATTTATGAACCAGGTCTGGAAGTAATCTTTGAGCGAAACGTTAAGCAGAAACGACTTGATTTTACGACTAACTTAGCTGAAGGTATCAAAGACGCTGAGGTTATATTCCTGGCATTACCAACTCCTCCAGGTGGTGATGGTGCTGCAGATTTGCGTTTTGTTTTAAAAGTAGCCGATGACTTAGGGCATATTCTACAAAAATATGCCGTGATAGTGGATAAAAGCACTGTACCTGTGGGCACGGCAGATAAAGTTCATGCTGCAATCGCTGAAAATGCCAAAGTTGATTTTGATGTGGTATCGAATCCCGAGTTCTTACGAGAGGGAGTAGCAGTAGATGATTTTATGAAGCCTGATCGTGTAGTGATTGGAACGCAATCCGAAAGAGCTACAAAGATAATGCAGAGGTTGTATGAGCCTTTGGTCCGTCAAGGAAATCCTATCATTTTCATGGATGAGAAATCTGCAGAGCTTACCAAATATGCAGCCAATTCATTTTTAGCTACCAAAATCACATTTATGAACGAAATTGCCAATCTCTGTGAAAGATTGGGTGCCAATGTGGATATGGTTCGTAAGGGAATTGGAACTGATACCAGAATTGGTAAAAGATTCCTTTTTGCAGGGATAGGATATGGTGGAAGTTGTTTTCCTAAGGATGTTCAGGCTTTGGCAAAATCAGCTAAAGATGCCAATTATGACTTCAAGATTTTGAATGCGGTGATGGACGTGAATACAACACAAAAAACACGTTTAATGGAAAATTTGAAGGGTTATTTTAAAAATGACCTAAAAGGAAAAACCATAGCTATGTGGGGGTTGGCCTTTAAACCTAATACTGATGACATCAGAGAAGCTCCTGCCTTGTATAACATAGAAGCTCTAGTGGAATCAGGTGCTAAAGTTCAAGCTTATGATCCGGAGGCCATGGAAAACGTAAAAGGGCAAATTGGTGATAAGATCACTTATGCAGATAACCCTTACGATGCCTTAAAAGGAGCAGATGCTTTAATGATTATGACTGAATGGCCAGTATTCAGGACTCCAGATTTTGATATAATAAAAAAGGAACTGAAAGAGCCGTTGATCTTGGACGGAAGGAATTTATATGATGTTGAGCAAATGAAAGAATTACAGTTCACATATTTCAGCATAGGAAGATAA
- a CDS encoding UDP-glucuronic acid decarboxylase family protein, with protein sequence MAKERVLITGAAGFLGSHLCDRFIKEGYDVVGMDNLITGSMDNIAHLMGNENFEFYHHDVSKYVHVPGDLKYILHFASPASPIDYLKIPIQTLKVGAHGTHNLLGLAKEKNARILVASTSEVYGDPLVHPQTEDYYGNVNPIGPRGVYDEAKRFMESITMAYHTYHKLETRIVRIFNTYGPRMRLNDGRVLPAFIGQALRGEDLTIFGDGSQTRSFCYVDDLVEGIYRLLLSDHAEPVNVGNPDEITISEFAEEIIKLTGTKQKVIYKDLPKDDPKKRQPDITKAKALLGWEPKVSRQAGLKITYDYFKSLDKEKLFQKEHKDFEKYIVK encoded by the coding sequence ATGGCTAAAGAAAGGGTTTTAATTACCGGGGCGGCAGGTTTTTTAGGGTCACATCTGTGCGATAGATTCATTAAAGAAGGATATGATGTTGTCGGCATGGATAACCTTATCACTGGCTCTATGGATAATATCGCTCATTTAATGGGGAATGAGAATTTTGAATTTTATCATCACGATGTTAGTAAATATGTTCATGTACCTGGTGATTTGAAGTATATTCTTCATTTTGCTTCACCTGCAAGCCCAATTGATTATTTGAAAATACCCATTCAAACTTTAAAGGTAGGGGCACATGGTACTCACAATTTGCTGGGTCTCGCTAAGGAAAAAAATGCTAGAATATTGGTTGCCTCCACTTCTGAAGTTTACGGTGATCCTTTGGTACACCCACAAACTGAAGATTATTATGGTAATGTAAATCCAATTGGACCTCGCGGAGTTTATGATGAGGCTAAGAGGTTTATGGAATCTATTACCATGGCTTACCATACATATCACAAATTGGAGACACGTATTGTCAGGATTTTCAATACTTATGGTCCAAGAATGAGACTTAATGACGGTAGAGTACTACCTGCCTTTATAGGCCAAGCATTGAGGGGGGAAGATTTAACAATTTTCGGTGACGGTTCCCAAACCCGTTCATTTTGTTATGTAGATGATTTGGTCGAGGGTATCTATAGATTATTGCTAAGTGATCATGCTGAACCAGTGAATGTCGGTAATCCTGATGAAATTACTATTTCTGAGTTTGCTGAAGAAATCATTAAATTGACAGGGACCAAGCAAAAAGTAATTTATAAGGATTTGCCAAAAGATGATCCTAAAAAGAGGCAACCTGATATCACCAAGGCTAAGGCCTTATTAGGTTGGGAACCAAAAGTTAGTAGACAAGCTGGTTTGAAAATCACTTATGACTATTTTAAATCTCTTGATAAAGAGAAATTGTTTCAAAAGGAACATAAAGATTTTGAAAAATATATTGTGAAGTGA
- the galE gene encoding UDP-glucose 4-epimerase GalE — translation MSKKVLVTGGLGYIGSHTVIELMNQGYEPLIIDNLSNSDISVLDRIEKICGKRPEFQQVEMRDKEQLQEVFWSNNNHIIGVIHFAAVLLVGESVERPLHYYYNNLTSTINLLECMNEFDVKPIVFSSSCTVYGNPDQLPVNENAPIKPAISPYGNTKKVCEDILKDASIAHPTKVVSLRYFNPIGAHKSSLIGEFQSGPPHHLVPFITETATGKREKLNIFGGDWNTADGTCVRDYIHVSDVAEAHINALDFAIRQFDHSFNVFNIGSGNGYSVLEMVTSFEKTTGLKVPYEIVDRRPGDVEAVYADTSKASKELGFKTKRGLDEMLKSAWDWEQALAKE, via the coding sequence ATGTCGAAAAAAGTACTAGTTACAGGCGGGTTAGGCTACATTGGTTCTCATACTGTTATAGAATTAATGAATCAAGGATATGAACCCTTGATTATTGATAATCTTTCCAATAGCGATATTTCCGTTTTAGATAGAATAGAGAAAATTTGTGGTAAGCGTCCAGAATTCCAGCAAGTAGAAATGCGAGACAAAGAACAGTTGCAGGAAGTATTTTGGAGTAATAATAATCATATTATTGGTGTGATTCATTTTGCAGCCGTTCTTTTGGTAGGCGAATCTGTAGAAAGACCATTACACTACTACTACAATAATCTTACTTCTACAATCAATTTGTTGGAGTGCATGAATGAATTTGATGTGAAGCCCATAGTATTCTCATCGTCATGCACCGTCTATGGTAATCCGGATCAATTGCCAGTAAATGAAAATGCTCCAATTAAACCTGCTATTTCACCTTATGGGAATACAAAAAAGGTTTGTGAGGATATTTTGAAGGATGCCAGCATTGCGCACCCTACTAAGGTTGTTTCATTAAGGTATTTCAACCCCATCGGGGCGCATAAGTCTTCCTTGATTGGAGAATTTCAATCGGGCCCCCCACATCATCTAGTACCTTTTATTACAGAGACTGCTACTGGGAAAAGGGAGAAACTCAATATTTTTGGAGGGGACTGGAATACTGCGGATGGTACCTGCGTTCGCGACTATATTCATGTTTCGGACGTGGCGGAAGCTCACATTAATGCTTTAGATTTTGCAATTAGGCAATTTGACCATTCTTTTAATGTTTTCAATATTGGTTCTGGAAATGGGTATTCCGTATTGGAGATGGTTACCAGTTTTGAGAAAACCACAGGATTGAAAGTCCCCTATGAAATTGTAGATAGAAGACCTGGTGATGTAGAAGCTGTTTATGCGGATACGTCTAAAGCCTCAAAAGAACTAGGCTTTAAAACCAAAAGGGGACTTGATGAGATGTTGAAATCTGCCTGGGATTGGGAACAAGCTTTGGCCAAAGAATAA
- a CDS encoding alpha/beta fold hydrolase: MTIHYEVSGKGYPVVFLHGYGETHNIWNHYRERLSKKYKVITPDLPGFGQSDSLPYEHSLDMVANSIYDCLKKLNVHECIIMGHSLGGYVTLEIAKRFPNIVSHIGLIHSTALADTDEKKEGREKSIEFIQRHGVEKFIESFVPMLVHENNREKLQDTIQSIVKEGSKIPEKTLTDYMLAMRDRSDSLEFIKEFEGSILFVYGEEDPSIPVALSKSQIKFMKHPYLKNLPKTGHMGMFEEEEEVYQAISKFIEVTHK; this comes from the coding sequence ATGACCATTCATTATGAAGTATCCGGAAAAGGTTATCCGGTAGTTTTTTTGCACGGTTATGGGGAAACCCATAATATTTGGAACCATTACAGGGAAAGATTATCTAAAAAATACAAAGTAATCACACCTGACTTACCTGGTTTCGGGCAAAGCGATAGCTTACCATATGAGCACAGTCTTGATATGGTGGCAAATTCCATCTATGATTGCTTAAAAAAGTTAAATGTACATGAATGTATCATTATGGGGCATTCCTTAGGAGGGTATGTTACTTTAGAAATCGCAAAAAGATTCCCCAATATTGTTTCCCATATCGGTCTAATTCACTCGACAGCACTTGCTGATACAGATGAAAAAAAGGAAGGTAGAGAAAAATCCATTGAATTTATTCAAAGGCATGGAGTAGAGAAATTCATAGAAAGTTTCGTCCCCATGTTAGTCCATGAAAATAATCGTGAGAAATTACAGGATACTATTCAATCAATAGTTAAGGAAGGAAGTAAAATTCCCGAAAAAACGCTTACTGACTATATGTTGGCAATGCGCGACCGAAGTGATAGTCTTGAATTTATAAAAGAATTCGAAGGCTCGATCTTATTTGTTTATGGTGAAGAAGATCCTAGTATTCCCGTTGCTTTAAGTAAATCTCAAATAAAATTTATGAAGCACCCCTATTTGAAAAATCTTCCTAAAACCGGTCATATGGGAATGTTCGAAGAGGAAGAAGAAGTCTATCAGGCTATTTCAAAATTTATTGAGGTTACACATAAATAA
- the dxs gene encoding 1-deoxy-D-xylulose-5-phosphate synthase, translated as MLIQPGELLSKIDSPADLRKLNQSQLVQLSQELRQFIIDNVSIYGGHFGASLGVVELTTALHYVFNTPEDQVIWDVGHQAYGHKILTGRKERFHTNRVYKGMSGFPKRKESEYDAFGVGHSSTSISAALGMALASNLKGEFDKQHIAVIGDGAMTGGMAFEGMNHAGASDANMIIILNDNCMSIDPNVGALKEYLTDITTSHTYNRMRDDVWKLLGKVSGFGKSAQEVVGKLENSIKSFLLKQSNLFESLNLRYFGPVDGHDVNHLVHVLRDLKDIPGPKVLHCVTTKGKGFGPAEKDQTKWHAPGKFDKITGEIQKKPVEKPSAPKYQEVFGHTIVELAEQNDKIVGVTPAMPSGSSLNIMMKAMPDRAFDVGIAEQHAVTFSAGLATQGLIPFCNIYSTFMQRGYDQVIHDVCIQDLTVNFFLDRAGFAGADGPTHHGNYDIAYMRCIPNMIIASPMNEAELRNMMFTSQLPREGKAFTIRYPRGKGVMPEWKTSMEAMEIGTGRQVKEGKDIAILSIGHIGNYAVEAAEKLEKEGVDAAVFDMRFVKPLDEKMLHQVFSQYKKVITIEDGCLMGGFGSAILEFMAENDYSSQVKRLGIPDRIIEHGEQHELHAECNFDPEGIFTTALQMVEHSLHAKL; from the coding sequence ATGCTTATTCAACCCGGAGAACTTTTATCCAAGATTGACAGCCCTGCTGATCTCAGGAAACTCAATCAATCTCAATTAGTACAGTTAAGTCAAGAATTAAGACAATTTATCATTGACAACGTCTCCATTTATGGAGGGCATTTTGGTGCTAGTTTAGGTGTTGTGGAATTAACCACTGCCTTGCACTACGTTTTTAATACTCCTGAAGACCAAGTAATCTGGGACGTTGGTCATCAAGCATATGGCCACAAAATTTTAACGGGTAGAAAAGAAAGATTTCATACTAACCGAGTGTATAAAGGAATGTCCGGTTTCCCGAAAAGAAAGGAAAGCGAGTACGATGCATTCGGTGTAGGTCACTCCTCCACATCTATTTCTGCTGCTTTAGGAATGGCTCTAGCTTCTAATCTTAAGGGTGAATTCGATAAACAACATATTGCAGTTATAGGCGATGGAGCAATGACAGGTGGAATGGCTTTTGAAGGCATGAACCATGCAGGGGCTTCTGATGCCAATATGATTATTATTTTGAATGATAATTGTATGTCTATTGATCCTAATGTAGGTGCATTAAAAGAATATTTAACGGACATCACTACTTCACATACTTACAATAGAATGCGGGATGATGTTTGGAAGTTGTTAGGGAAAGTAAGTGGATTTGGTAAAAGTGCACAAGAAGTCGTAGGTAAATTAGAAAATAGCATAAAGTCATTTTTACTAAAACAAAGCAACTTATTTGAATCTCTTAATTTAAGATACTTTGGCCCTGTTGATGGCCACGATGTGAATCATTTAGTACATGTATTGAGAGACCTAAAAGATATCCCAGGCCCAAAAGTTCTGCATTGTGTCACCACTAAGGGAAAAGGATTTGGACCTGCAGAAAAAGATCAGACCAAATGGCATGCTCCTGGAAAATTTGATAAAATCACTGGTGAAATTCAAAAGAAGCCAGTTGAAAAGCCATCTGCACCAAAATACCAGGAGGTTTTCGGTCACACTATTGTGGAACTCGCTGAGCAAAATGATAAAATTGTCGGGGTTACTCCTGCCATGCCATCCGGCTCTTCATTAAATATAATGATGAAAGCTATGCCGGACAGAGCCTTTGATGTAGGAATAGCTGAACAACATGCTGTTACATTTTCTGCAGGATTAGCTACTCAAGGCTTAATTCCTTTCTGTAACATCTACAGTACATTTATGCAAAGAGGTTATGATCAGGTAATTCATGATGTTTGTATTCAAGATTTAACTGTTAATTTCTTTTTAGACAGAGCCGGATTTGCAGGAGCTGATGGCCCAACACACCATGGAAATTATGACATTGCCTACATGCGATGCATTCCGAATATGATAATTGCCTCCCCAATGAATGAGGCAGAATTAAGAAATATGATGTTTACCTCTCAGTTACCAAGAGAAGGTAAAGCTTTTACAATTCGCTATCCAAGAGGAAAGGGAGTAATGCCAGAATGGAAGACCTCAATGGAAGCAATGGAAATTGGAACTGGTCGACAAGTGAAAGAAGGTAAAGATATTGCAATTTTAAGCATCGGTCACATAGGCAACTATGCGGTAGAGGCAGCCGAAAAATTAGAAAAAGAAGGGGTAGATGCTGCAGTTTTTGATATGCGATTCGTTAAACCATTAGATGAAAAAATGCTGCATCAGGTATTTTCCCAATATAAAAAGGTAATAACCATAGAAGATGGCTGCCTAATGGGAGGATTTGGTAGTGCAATACTTGAATTTATGGCGGAAAATGATTATTCTTCACAAGTGAAACGCTTAGGCATTCCGGATAGGATTATTGAGCACGGTGAGCAACATGAGTTGCACGCTGAGTGCAATTTCGATCCAGAAGGCATTTTTACCACAGCGCTTCAAATGGTTGAACATTCATTACATGCTAAACTATGA
- a CDS encoding segregation and condensation protein A, producing the protein MSFEIKLPLFEGPFDLLLFFIERDELDIYDIPISKITNDFLDYLKHLEQMNIEVASEFILVASTLMRIKAKMLLPRPQIDEEGNEIDPREELVRHLLEYKKYKSVLQELSEMERQMQEKEKRGNVKKEVRSLSEIINVEAELQNVDLYKLLRVFRDVMARYELEKNKPSHKVVQYPYTIEGQKEHIIGKLDRDGRMAFTTFIEEKPEKIAVIFNFLAILELLQSALITITVGEGFNNFWLEKIETVAE; encoded by the coding sequence TTGAGTTTTGAAATAAAACTTCCGCTTTTTGAGGGTCCTTTTGATTTACTGCTTTTCTTTATTGAAAGGGATGAGTTGGATATTTACGATATTCCTATTTCCAAAATCACCAATGATTTCTTGGATTACCTTAAGCATTTGGAGCAGATGAATATTGAAGTGGCTAGTGAATTCATTTTAGTTGCCTCAACTTTAATGCGAATTAAAGCCAAAATGTTATTACCACGCCCTCAAATTGATGAGGAGGGAAATGAAATTGATCCGAGAGAGGAATTGGTACGGCACTTACTGGAATACAAAAAGTATAAATCAGTTTTGCAAGAGCTTTCAGAGATGGAAAGACAAATGCAGGAGAAAGAGAAGAGGGGGAATGTAAAAAAAGAAGTCCGGTCACTTTCTGAAATCATCAATGTGGAAGCCGAACTTCAAAACGTAGATTTATATAAGCTATTAAGAGTGTTTAGGGATGTGATGGCACGCTACGAACTCGAAAAAAACAAACCCTCGCATAAGGTGGTTCAATATCCTTATACCATCGAAGGGCAAAAAGAACATATAATTGGAAAATTGGATCGAGATGGTAGAATGGCTTTTACCACTTTCATAGAAGAGAAACCTGAAAAAATAGCTGTGATCTTTAATTTTCTAGCCATATTAGAGCTTTTGCAAAGTGCGTTGATTACCATCACGGTGGGAGAGGGCTTTAATAATTTTTGGTTGGAAAAAATTGAAACTGTTGCTGAATGA
- a CDS encoding lysylphosphatidylglycerol synthase transmembrane domain-containing protein: MKLEKEKIFKTLNPNKVWIPVLLGVGIVAFLFYQDDSVTVENLSLIFQAEILPVALAFFVLFARDVGYVYRIRMITGKRLNWKSSIYVIILWEFASAVTPSVVGGTAVAVFILMKEGLKLGKALAYTMITAIFDNLYFVVMAPIVYLIASGHIFPQNSMIETQLGRSLPALFIISYTLIAVYTFVMAFAVLVNPRWFRWILLKITSIKFLRRWRQGAYDQGSEIMMASKELRGRNFTYWLKISLSTIFIWTARYAMLNCVIEAFSNQSFFEHIVIFARHVVIWITMLVSPTPGSSGTAEFIFTQFFKEDLGSVTFITNIFWRLMTYYPYLFLGAIVLPRWIARVFKKKKK, translated from the coding sequence ATGAAGTTAGAGAAAGAGAAAATTTTCAAAACTCTTAATCCGAACAAAGTATGGATACCTGTTTTACTAGGAGTAGGTATAGTTGCTTTTCTATTTTATCAAGACGATTCTGTTACAGTAGAGAATCTATCTCTAATTTTTCAAGCCGAAATTCTTCCTGTGGCACTTGCGTTTTTTGTGCTTTTCGCAAGAGATGTGGGATATGTCTATAGAATAAGAATGATTACAGGAAAAAGGCTGAATTGGAAAAGCAGTATTTATGTGATTATTCTTTGGGAATTTGCTTCAGCGGTGACTCCTTCTGTAGTAGGAGGAACTGCAGTAGCAGTATTTATCCTTATGAAAGAGGGTTTGAAATTGGGTAAAGCCCTAGCCTATACTATGATTACCGCCATTTTCGATAATCTCTACTTTGTAGTAATGGCGCCTATTGTCTATCTTATTGCCTCAGGGCATATTTTTCCTCAGAATTCAATGATAGAAACTCAATTGGGGAGAAGTTTACCGGCACTTTTTATTATCAGCTATACGCTCATTGCAGTTTATACCTTTGTCATGGCTTTTGCTGTTTTGGTCAATCCAAGATGGTTCAGATGGATATTATTAAAAATAACTTCTATAAAGTTCTTGAGAAGATGGAGACAGGGAGCCTATGATCAGGGCTCCGAAATCATGATGGCTTCGAAAGAATTAAGAGGCAGAAATTTTACTTATTGGTTAAAGATTTCACTATCTACAATTTTCATATGGACTGCACGTTATGCGATGCTGAATTGTGTGATTGAAGCATTCTCCAATCAAAGCTTTTTTGAGCATATCGTGATTTTTGCCCGTCACGTGGTGATTTGGATAACTATGTTGGTTTCCCCAACTCCTGGTAGTAGCGGTACTGCCGAATTTATCTTCACTCAATTTTTCAAAGAAGATTTAGGCTCTGTTACTTTTATTACTAATATTTTCTGGCGATTAATGACCTACTACCCGTATTTATTTCTAGGTGCGATTGTACTGCCGAG